From the genome of Taeniopygia guttata chromosome 31, bTaeGut7.mat, whole genome shotgun sequence, one region includes:
- the LOC140681059 gene encoding olfactory receptor 14C36-like, with product MFFFLLHLALSDLGSICTTVPTALHDSLWDTSTISYTGCAAQLFLIIFFLGTEFSLLTIMCYDRYVSICKPLHYGTLLGSRACAHMAAAAWASAFLNALMHTASTFSLPLCHGNALGQFFCEIPQILKLSCSKSHLRELGLIVLSVCLGFGCFVFMVFSYVQIFRAVLRIPSEQGRHKAFSTCLPHLAVVSLFVSTVMFACLKRPSISSPSLDLALSVLYSVVPPALNPLIYSLRNQELKAAVWRLMTGWFWEH from the coding sequence atgttcttcttcctgctccacctggccctcagcgacctgggctccatctgcaccactgtccccacagccctgcacgattccctctgggacaccagcaccatctcctacactggatgtgctgctcagctttTTCTGATTATCTTCTTCCTTGGAACAGAATTTtccctcctgaccatcatgtgctacgaccgctacgtgtccatctgcaaacccctgcactacgggaccctcctgggcagcagagcttgtgcccacatggcagcagctgcctgggccagtgcctttctcaatgctctcatgCACACAGCCagtacattttccctgcccctgtgtcatggcaatgccctgggccagttcttctgtgaaatcccacagatcctcaaactctcctgctccaaatcccaccTCAGGGAACTTGGGCTCATTGTGCTTAGTGTGTGTTTAGGATTTGGctgttttgtgttcatggttttctcctatgtgcagatcttcagggctgtgctgaggatcccctctgagcagggacggcacaaagccttttccacctgcctccctcacctggctgtggtctccCTGTTTGTCAGCACTGTAATGTTTGCCTGCCTGAAGCGCccttccatctcctccccatccctggatctggccctgtcagttctgtactcggtggtgcctccagccctgaaccccctcatctacagcctgaggaaccaggagctcaaggctgcagtgtggagactcATGACTGGGTGGTTTTgggaacattaa